In Vigna radiata var. radiata cultivar VC1973A chromosome 3, Vradiata_ver6, whole genome shotgun sequence, the following proteins share a genomic window:
- the LOC106757825 gene encoding F-box/kelch-repeat protein At1g57790 → MSGKRKRKLKLLSDTITDNRRSVDEMKSEHLELQSWADLPAELLELILSRLILADNIRASSVCKRWHSVASDVRVVSQSPWLMYFPKFGDCYEFYDPVQRKTYTLELPELNGSRVCYTKDGWLLLYRPRTHRVFFFNPFTRELIKLPRFEMTYQIVAFSCAPTSPDCVLFTVKHVSPTVVAISTCYPGATEWTTINHPNRLPFVSSIWNKLVFCNGLFYCLSLTGWLGVFDPVECIWSVLAVPPPKCPENFFAKNWWKGKFMTEHGGDILVIYTCCSENPIIFKLDQTLMKWEEMRTLDGVTLFASFLSSHSRTDLIGVMRNNVYFSKVRFYGKRCISFSLDDYRYYPRKQCHDWGEQDPFENIWIEPPKDFSACM, encoded by the exons ATGTCGgggaagagaaagaggaagttGAAATT GCTAAGCGACACAATCACAGACAATAGAAGGTCAGTTGATGAGATGAAAAGTGAACATTTGGAGCTGCAATCCTGGGCTGATCTCCCTGCTGAACTCTTAGAACTAATCTTGTCCCGATTGATCCTTGCTGATAATATCCGTGCTTCTTCTGTTTGCAAGAGATGGCATTCTGTTGCTAGTGATGTCCGTGTAGTAAGCCAATCACCATGGCTTATGTATTTTCCAAAATTTGGTGACTGTTATGAATTCTATGATCCTGTGCAGCGTAAGACCTACACCCTTGAGTTGCCAGAGTTGAATGGATCCAGAGTTTGTTATACAAAAGATGGTTGGTTGTTGCTATACCGGCCCCGAACTCACCGAGTATTCTTCTTCAATCCCTTTACTCGGGAGCTGATAAAACTGCCAAGATTTGAGATGACATACCAGATTGTTGCCTTCTCTTGTGCTCCAACGTCACCTGACTGTGTGTTGTTTACTGTTAAGCATGTTAGTCCAACTGTTGTGGCTATTAGCACTTGTTATCCTGGGGCGACAGAATGGACCACTATTAATCACCCAAACCGCTTACCCTTTGTCAGTAGCATTTGGAATAAGCTTGTGTTTTGTAATGggttattttattgtttgagcCTCACAGGTTGGCTTGGGGTGTTTGACCCGGTTGAATGTATTTGGAGTGTTCTAGCAGTACCTCCACCTAAATGCCCAGAGAATTTTTTTGCCAAAAACTGGTGGAAGGGGAAATTTATGACAGAGCACGGAGGAGATATATTAGTAATCTATACATGCTGTAGTGAGAACCCCATTATTTTCAAGTTAGATCAGACATTAATGAAATGGGAAGAAATGAGAACTCTAGATGGAGTGACTCTTTTTGCTAGTTTTTTGTCTTCTCATTCCAGGACCGACCTCATTGGAGTAATGAGGAACAATGTCTACTTCTCTAAAGTTCGTTTCTATGGGAAGCGTTGCATATCATTCTCTCTTGATGACTATAGATACTATCCCCGTAAACAGTGTCATGACTGGGGAGAACAAGATCCTTTTGAGAACATCTGGATTGAGCCACCAAAGGACTTTTCGGCTTGCATGTGA